Proteins from a genomic interval of Kribbella aluminosa:
- a CDS encoding bifunctional metallophosphatase/5'-nucleotidase, translating into MNSRIRRRTFLTATGALATATAVGDVAYATPHALDSASEYVDVQLLNITDLHGYLQPTTPSQGSVITGAGGVQVTVGGVGYLATHLKQLRQGRKNSIFFSSGDNFSGWPFEIDAHANEPTVEALNALGLQFSTVGNHELDHSVSFLVDHMEHGAPYPVNGRDDNFVDSTGHKFRGANFRFYTANMVYAGTGRTIVPPYNIEWVDAGRGRKLPIAFIHLTVMGTEVGSTSYQPGLKSLSDVEQANKLAAQLKARGVNAIVINIHDGGVAGNDYNAGTNPSGPVFQLAAQASPDIAAIVTGHWHCRFNMMVPDPNGVPRPVVEAGNHGSLINEINLKLDPRTGAVIRELTTSTNHANTRDVPVDEELQYIADYWTAKGAKRYAAPLAKVTGDFTRIANASGESTMGNLAADFAHWDANQHRDGRADLALISTKPVSGSNALTGDLLFAKGTNAADADGTVLFGEAWNAFGYGNPILTVTLPGTQLHAAFEAQWVPQANGTVKFAPFAVSQNVSYSYDTSKPIGQRVDPAAILIDGKPLDLNRKYRVAALAYTLIGGDGTTVFTGFTDPVRNDRDHEGFIAYLRAHPVLTPSTLGRARPVS; encoded by the coding sequence GTGAACAGTCGGATCCGCCGCCGGACGTTCCTCACCGCCACCGGAGCCCTCGCCACCGCCACTGCCGTCGGCGACGTCGCCTACGCCACCCCGCACGCACTCGACAGCGCTTCCGAGTACGTCGACGTGCAACTGCTGAACATCACCGACCTGCACGGCTACCTGCAGCCGACGACGCCGAGCCAGGGCAGCGTGATCACCGGCGCCGGCGGCGTCCAGGTGACCGTCGGCGGTGTCGGGTACCTGGCCACGCACCTCAAGCAGCTTCGCCAGGGCCGGAAGAACTCGATCTTCTTCTCCTCCGGGGACAACTTCTCCGGCTGGCCGTTCGAGATCGATGCGCACGCCAACGAGCCGACCGTCGAGGCGCTGAACGCGCTCGGCCTGCAGTTCAGTACGGTCGGGAACCACGAGCTCGACCATTCGGTGAGTTTCCTGGTCGACCACATGGAGCACGGTGCGCCGTACCCGGTGAACGGCCGCGACGACAACTTCGTCGACTCCACCGGCCACAAGTTCCGCGGCGCGAACTTCCGCTTCTACACCGCGAACATGGTGTACGCCGGCACCGGCCGCACGATCGTCCCGCCGTACAACATCGAATGGGTCGACGCCGGCCGCGGGCGCAAGCTGCCGATCGCGTTCATCCACCTGACCGTGATGGGCACCGAGGTCGGGTCCACGTCGTACCAGCCGGGGCTGAAGTCCTTGTCCGACGTCGAGCAGGCGAACAAGCTCGCCGCCCAGCTGAAGGCCCGCGGGGTCAACGCGATCGTGATCAACATCCACGACGGCGGTGTCGCCGGGAACGACTACAACGCGGGCACGAACCCGTCCGGCCCGGTGTTCCAGCTGGCCGCGCAGGCGTCCCCGGACATCGCCGCGATCGTCACCGGGCACTGGCACTGCCGATTCAACATGATGGTCCCGGACCCGAACGGCGTACCGCGCCCGGTGGTCGAGGCCGGCAACCACGGCTCGCTGATCAACGAGATCAACCTCAAGCTGGACCCGCGCACCGGCGCGGTGATCCGCGAGCTGACCACGTCGACGAACCACGCGAACACCCGCGACGTACCGGTCGACGAGGAACTCCAGTACATCGCCGACTACTGGACCGCCAAGGGCGCCAAGCGGTACGCCGCTCCGCTCGCGAAGGTCACCGGCGACTTCACCCGGATCGCGAACGCGTCGGGCGAGAGCACGATGGGCAACCTGGCCGCGGACTTCGCGCACTGGGACGCGAACCAGCACCGCGACGGCCGCGCCGACCTGGCGCTGATCTCGACCAAGCCAGTGTCCGGGTCGAACGCGCTGACCGGTGACCTGTTGTTTGCCAAGGGCACCAATGCGGCGGACGCGGACGGGACCGTGCTGTTCGGCGAGGCGTGGAACGCGTTCGGGTACGGCAACCCGATCCTGACCGTGACGTTGCCGGGGACCCAACTGCACGCCGCGTTCGAGGCACAGTGGGTGCCCCAGGCGAACGGGACCGTGAAGTTCGCGCCGTTCGCGGTGTCGCAGAACGTCAGCTACAGCTACGACACCAGCAAGCCGATCGGCCAACGGGTCGACCCGGCAGCGATCCTGATCGACGGCAAGCCGCTCGACCTGAACCGGAAGTACCGGGTCGCCGCGCTCGCGTACACGCTGATCGGCGGCGACGGTACGACGGTGTTCACCGGCTTCACCGACCCGGTCCGCAACGACCGCGACCACGAGGGGTTCATCGCGTACCTGCGGGCGCACCCGGTACTCACCCCGTCGACGCTCGGCCGCGCACGCCCGGTGAGCTGA
- a CDS encoding ROK family transcriptional regulator codes for MVADGGDPSRLRRLNERAVLAAVRSGGTLRVAQIVDESGLGRTAVEEVLASLVERRWLVEESPAIRGRGRPARSYRFRAEAGYVVGLDIGAYSVRGVLTDLDGRMLGSTRQTVTPDLPRAERLAVADEVVAACAQEAGVPPTRVWAVGAGTTGIVDTTGTVVQANAIPDWAGTNLPAHFKTHLAVADNDSQLAALAEQRRPRPPTASAPADMVFLHAGRRTGLALVMDGKLRRGAFGAAADMSALTGVAWEAALEYLHAVVPAGVPTVDKAERAFAAARDGDRAARAAVRKYAQAMAVAAATAIAIVDPRVLVLGGAFSQAADVLLEPLSTELERLCPRVPEVRASALGALCVALGAASLALDALNDRLLTPTRGPLRPLVARSI; via the coding sequence ATGGTGGCGGACGGCGGGGATCCATCGCGGTTGCGGCGGCTCAACGAGCGTGCGGTGCTCGCCGCTGTGCGGTCGGGTGGGACGCTGCGGGTAGCGCAGATCGTCGACGAGAGTGGGCTCGGGCGTACTGCGGTCGAAGAGGTGCTGGCGAGTCTGGTCGAGCGGCGCTGGCTGGTGGAGGAGAGCCCGGCGATCCGCGGGCGCGGGCGGCCGGCGCGGAGCTACCGTTTTCGTGCGGAGGCCGGGTACGTCGTGGGGCTCGACATCGGGGCGTACTCCGTGCGCGGGGTACTCACGGACCTCGACGGGCGGATGCTCGGGAGTACCCGGCAGACCGTGACGCCCGACTTGCCGCGCGCCGAACGGCTCGCGGTCGCCGACGAGGTGGTCGCCGCCTGCGCCCAGGAGGCCGGCGTACCACCGACCCGGGTGTGGGCGGTCGGCGCCGGCACCACAGGAATCGTCGACACCACCGGCACCGTCGTCCAGGCCAACGCCATCCCCGACTGGGCAGGCACCAACCTCCCGGCCCACTTCAAAACCCACCTGGCCGTAGCCGACAACGACAGCCAGTTGGCCGCCCTCGCCGAACAACGCAGACCCCGGCCCCCCACCGCCTCCGCCCCTGCGGACATGGTGTTTTTGCATGCGGGGCGGCGAACTGGGCTTGCGTTGGTGATGGATGGGAAGTTGCGGCGGGGAGCGTTCGGGGCGGCGGCTGACATGTCGGCCTTGACCGGGGTCGCCTGGGAGGCGGCGCTCGAGTATCTGCATGCTGTTGTGCCGGCCGGCGTCCCGACGGTGGACAAGGCCGAGCGGGCGTTCGCCGCCGCGCGGGACGGGGATCGTGCCGCGCGGGCCGCGGTGCGGAAGTACGCGCAGGCGATGGCAGTAGCGGCCGCCACCGCGATCGCGATCGTCGACCCACGCGTGCTCGTCCTCGGCGGCGCGTTCTCCCAGGCGGCCGACGTACTGCTCGAACCACTCTCCACCGAACTCGAGCGTCTCTGCCCGCGCGTCCCCGAGGTACGCGCCTCCGCGCTCGGCGCGCTCTGCGTCGCACTCGGCGCCGCCAGCCTCGCCCTGGACGCGCTCAACGACCGCCTCCTCACCCCCACCCGCGGCCCTCTTCGGCCGCTGGTCGCACGCAGCATCTGA
- a CDS encoding nucleobase:cation symporter-2 family protein, with protein MASTTPAPARPEDERLPFAQLVVYGTQHILTMYGGLIAPPLIVGSAAGLSAQDIGLLVTAGIFISGLATLLQSLGLGPFGARLPIVQGISFASVSTMVSIASHGGVRPVFGAILVAGLVGVIASSFFAHLVKLFPPVVTGSIITVIGVSLLPVAFDWALGGVAALGYGNPSNIALAGLTLLVILVISRVFQGFVSRLSILIGMIVGTLVAVPWGKADFSAVPHGKAVSFPPIFGLGTPVFDAGAIVAMTVVIFVIMTETMADIIAIGQIVETPVDHKRVANGLRADMLSSTVAPVFGAFPASAFAQNVGLVAITGIKSRFTVAVGGGVLVLLGLVPIFGRMVAAIPAPVLGGAGIVLFGSVAASGIRTLSRVEYADNLNLVVVAVAIAMGLVPIARPHFWDKFPSGVGVVLDSGISAAAVTAVLLNLFFNRWRALVKDKPSVFAAAPDERGNTLPTDS; from the coding sequence ATGGCATCCACCACCCCTGCACCCGCCCGCCCCGAAGACGAACGGCTGCCGTTCGCGCAACTCGTCGTCTACGGCACCCAGCACATCCTGACGATGTACGGCGGGCTGATCGCACCGCCGCTGATCGTCGGCAGTGCGGCCGGGCTGTCCGCGCAGGACATCGGGTTGCTGGTCACGGCCGGCATCTTCATCAGCGGTCTCGCGACGCTGCTGCAGTCGTTGGGACTGGGACCGTTCGGGGCCCGATTGCCCATCGTGCAAGGGATCTCGTTCGCCAGCGTGTCGACGATGGTGTCGATCGCCTCGCACGGCGGCGTCCGGCCGGTGTTCGGCGCGATCCTGGTGGCGGGCCTGGTCGGCGTGATCGCGTCGTCGTTCTTCGCCCACCTGGTGAAACTGTTCCCGCCGGTCGTCACCGGTTCGATCATCACGGTGATCGGGGTGTCGCTGCTGCCGGTCGCGTTCGACTGGGCGCTCGGCGGGGTCGCCGCGTTGGGGTACGGGAACCCGAGCAACATCGCGCTCGCGGGCCTGACGCTGCTGGTGATCCTGGTGATCAGCCGGGTCTTCCAGGGGTTCGTGTCCCGGCTGTCGATCCTGATCGGGATGATCGTCGGCACACTGGTCGCCGTACCGTGGGGCAAGGCCGACTTCTCCGCCGTACCGCACGGGAAGGCCGTCTCGTTCCCGCCGATCTTCGGGCTCGGTACGCCGGTGTTCGACGCCGGCGCGATCGTCGCGATGACGGTCGTGATCTTCGTGATCATGACCGAGACGATGGCCGACATCATCGCGATCGGGCAGATCGTCGAGACGCCTGTCGATCACAAGCGGGTGGCGAACGGGCTGCGCGCGGACATGCTGTCGAGCACCGTCGCGCCGGTCTTCGGCGCGTTCCCGGCGAGCGCGTTCGCGCAGAACGTCGGGCTGGTGGCGATCACCGGGATCAAGTCCCGGTTCACGGTCGCGGTCGGCGGCGGCGTACTCGTACTGCTCGGGCTGGTACCGATCTTCGGCCGTATGGTCGCGGCGATTCCCGCTCCGGTGCTCGGCGGCGCCGGCATCGTGCTGTTCGGCTCGGTCGCGGCGAGCGGCATCCGGACGCTGTCCCGGGTCGAGTACGCCGACAACCTGAACCTGGTGGTGGTCGCCGTGGCGATCGCGATGGGCCTGGTGCCGATCGCCCGCCCGCACTTCTGGGACAAGTTCCCGTCCGGCGTCGGCGTCGTGCTGGACTCGGGCATCAGCGCCGCGGCCGTCACCGCCGTACTGCTCAACCTCTTCTTCAACCGCTGGCGCGCCCTCGTGAAGGACAAGCCGTCCGTCTTCGCCGCAGCCCCCGACGAACGCGGCAACACCCTCCCGACGGACTCCTGA
- a CDS encoding glycoside hydrolase family 35 protein — MPDFTIGPSDFLLDGRPFQIISGALHYFRVHPDYWADRIEKARQMGLNTIETYVPWNLHSPRPGEFDTTGILDLGRFLREVAAAGMYAIVRPGPYICAELDNGGLPPWLLRTAGLGVRRLEPQFMTAVTRYLQDVLEIVGPLQIDQGGPVLLVQVENEYGAFGDDQTYLKALAEVIRTAGTTVPLVTVDQPTDEMLTAGGLDGVLRTGSFGSRVEARLETLRKHQPTGPLMCMEFWDGWFDYWGGRHHTTSAADAASELDALLAAGASVNIYMFHGGTNFGLTSGANDKGVYRATVTSYDYDAPLDEAGNPTAKYFAFREAISRHAPTPSSVPPPAPSSAAAPSSVPSSVSSPAPSSSLSPAAAAPEFNVALADPIGLLACPGGSWSEHHDVPTLDELDARLAIFRTELRHGGPAALTFGEVRDRVQVFLDGAPVGVLERERHERTIMLPHTRGRLELVVEDMGRVNYGARIGEPKGLIAPLLLGTTELSDWSVCPIDLDHLPRLWHSAGPTPTTIGTGPTAWRATFEADAQSDLFLRTDAWGKGFAWINGFCLGRYWRRGPQHTLYVPAPLLVAGTNNLAILELETPDSPTATFTTHPWLGHTDL, encoded by the coding sequence GTGCCCGACTTCACGATCGGTCCATCCGACTTCCTGCTGGATGGCCGCCCGTTCCAGATCATCTCCGGTGCGCTGCACTACTTCCGGGTGCATCCGGACTACTGGGCCGACCGCATCGAGAAGGCACGGCAGATGGGGCTCAACACCATCGAGACCTACGTCCCGTGGAACCTGCACAGCCCACGGCCCGGTGAGTTCGACACCACCGGGATCCTCGACCTCGGCCGCTTCCTGCGCGAAGTGGCCGCGGCGGGGATGTACGCGATCGTCCGGCCCGGCCCGTACATCTGCGCCGAGCTGGACAACGGAGGCCTACCTCCGTGGCTGCTGCGTACGGCGGGTCTCGGCGTACGGCGGCTCGAGCCGCAGTTCATGACGGCGGTGACTCGGTATCTCCAGGACGTGCTGGAGATCGTCGGGCCGCTGCAGATCGACCAGGGCGGGCCGGTCCTCCTCGTACAGGTGGAGAACGAGTACGGCGCCTTCGGGGACGACCAGACGTATCTGAAGGCGCTCGCCGAGGTGATCCGTACCGCCGGTACGACGGTTCCGCTCGTCACGGTCGACCAGCCGACCGACGAGATGCTCACCGCGGGCGGGCTGGACGGCGTACTGCGGACCGGGTCGTTCGGGTCCCGGGTCGAGGCGCGGCTGGAGACCCTGCGCAAGCACCAGCCGACCGGGCCGTTGATGTGCATGGAGTTCTGGGACGGGTGGTTCGACTACTGGGGCGGCCGGCACCACACGACCTCGGCGGCCGACGCGGCTTCTGAGCTCGACGCGTTGCTCGCCGCGGGCGCCTCCGTGAACATCTACATGTTCCACGGCGGGACGAACTTCGGGCTCACCAGCGGCGCCAACGACAAGGGCGTGTACCGCGCAACCGTGACCTCCTACGACTACGACGCCCCCCTCGACGAGGCAGGCAACCCAACCGCAAAGTACTTCGCCTTCCGCGAAGCGATCTCCCGACACGCCCCGACACCGTCGTCGGTGCCTCCACCCGCGCCCTCGTCGGCGGCTGCGCCCTCGTCGGTGCCCTCGTCGGTGTCCTCGCCTGCGCCCTCATCGTCGCTCTCGCCAGCGGCGGCTGCGCCTGAGTTCAACGTTGCATTGGCGGACCCGATCGGGCTTCTCGCCTGTCCGGGCGGGAGCTGGTCGGAGCACCACGACGTACCGACCCTGGACGAGCTCGACGCCCGGCTGGCGATCTTCCGCACCGAACTGCGCCACGGCGGGCCGGCAGCACTGACCTTCGGCGAGGTCCGCGACCGGGTGCAGGTGTTCCTGGACGGCGCACCGGTCGGCGTACTGGAACGCGAACGACACGAGCGCACAATCATGCTCCCGCACACCCGCGGCCGGCTCGAACTCGTCGTCGAGGACATGGGACGTGTCAACTACGGCGCACGAATCGGCGAGCCGAAGGGCCTGATCGCCCCGCTCCTCCTCGGCACCACCGAGCTGTCCGACTGGTCCGTCTGCCCGATCGACCTCGACCACCTCCCCCGCCTGTGGCATTCGGCCGGCCCAACGCCGACCACCATCGGCACCGGCCCGACCGCCTGGCGAGCAACGTTCGAGGCGGACGCCCAGTCCGACCTGTTCCTCCGAACCGATGCCTGGGGCAAGGGTTTCGCCTGGATCAACGGCTTCTGCCTAGGCCGCTACTGGCGCCGCGGCCCCCAGCACACCCTGTACGTCCCGGCCCCCCTACTCGTTGCCGGCACCAACAACCTCGCCATCCTCGAACTAGAAACCCCAGACTCCCCAACCGCCACCTTCACCACCCACCCATGGCTCGGCCACACCGACCTGTAG
- a CDS encoding ABC transporter substrate-binding protein has product MKSHLRGLRQLVVAGAALTALAVVAACGGGSSNNSASGGTTTGSADAVDAALKAGGELTYWSWTPSAQAQVDAFMKQYPNVKVNLVNAGTGNDQYTKLQNVIKAGSGAPDVAQVEYQALPQFALPGSLVDLNQYGFSQYESSYTASTWASVHAGSGLYGLPQDSGPMALFYNKEVFAKYGIAVPKTWDEYVAAAKKLHAANPKAYISNDSGDAGFTTSMIWQAGGTPFKTDGKNVTINLQDDGSKKWTATWNQLVTGGLVSSIPGWTDEWYKALGDGTIATLPTGAWMPGVMESSVKAGAGKWAVAPMPTYDGQPATAENGGSTESVLKQSKNPALAAAFVRWLNHDEGVKTFLASGGFPATTADLKDPAFVGKGSAYFGGQKINEVLTGAADSVVKGWTYLPYELYANSIYGDTVGKSYQSKSDLNTGLKSWQDALVSYGNQQGFQVNG; this is encoded by the coding sequence ATGAAGTCACACCTTCGTGGCCTCCGGCAGCTGGTGGTTGCCGGGGCCGCACTGACGGCGCTGGCCGTCGTCGCGGCGTGCGGCGGCGGATCGTCCAACAACAGTGCCAGCGGCGGCACGACCACAGGCTCTGCTGACGCGGTCGACGCCGCGTTGAAGGCGGGCGGCGAGCTCACGTACTGGAGCTGGACGCCGTCGGCGCAGGCGCAGGTCGACGCGTTCATGAAGCAGTACCCGAACGTCAAGGTGAACCTGGTCAACGCCGGCACCGGCAACGACCAGTACACCAAGCTGCAGAACGTGATCAAGGCCGGCTCGGGCGCTCCCGACGTCGCACAGGTCGAATACCAGGCACTCCCCCAGTTCGCACTGCCGGGTTCGCTGGTCGACCTGAACCAGTACGGGTTCTCGCAGTACGAGTCGTCGTACACGGCCTCCACCTGGGCCTCGGTCCACGCGGGCAGCGGGCTGTACGGGCTGCCGCAGGACTCCGGGCCGATGGCGCTGTTCTACAACAAGGAGGTCTTCGCCAAGTACGGCATCGCCGTACCGAAGACCTGGGACGAGTACGTCGCCGCCGCGAAGAAGCTGCACGCCGCGAACCCGAAGGCGTACATCAGCAACGACTCCGGCGACGCCGGGTTCACCACCAGCATGATCTGGCAGGCCGGCGGTACGCCGTTCAAGACCGACGGCAAGAACGTCACGATCAACCTGCAGGACGACGGCTCGAAGAAGTGGACCGCGACCTGGAACCAGCTCGTCACGGGCGGCCTGGTGTCGAGCATCCCCGGCTGGACCGACGAGTGGTACAAGGCGCTCGGCGACGGCACGATCGCGACGCTGCCGACCGGTGCCTGGATGCCCGGCGTGATGGAGTCCTCGGTGAAGGCCGGCGCCGGCAAGTGGGCGGTCGCGCCGATGCCGACGTACGACGGCCAACCGGCCACCGCGGAGAACGGCGGCAGCACCGAGTCCGTCCTCAAGCAGAGCAAGAATCCGGCCCTCGCGGCGGCGTTCGTCCGCTGGCTGAACCACGACGAGGGCGTCAAGACGTTCCTCGCCAGCGGCGGCTTCCCGGCCACCACGGCCGACCTGAAGGACCCGGCGTTCGTCGGCAAGGGCAGCGCGTACTTCGGCGGCCAGAAGATCAACGAAGTACTGACCGGTGCCGCCGACTCCGTGGTCAAGGGCTGGACCTACCTGCCGTACGAGCTCTACGCGAACAGCATCTACGGCGACACCGTCGGCAAGTCGTACCAGTCCAAGTCCGACCTGAACACCGGCCTGAAATCCTGGCAGGACGCGCTGGTTTCGTATGGTAACCAGCAGGGCTTCCAGGTCAACGGCTGA
- a CDS encoding carbohydrate ABC transporter permease: protein MTSPLRPKRSKVLTGVMVLYLLYTIVPLVWLLLSATKTQDDLLSTPGLWFGKSFAFFANIKDTLTYDNGIFLRWLGNTLLYVVVGAGGATLLATAAGYGLAKYKFAGRRAVFAVLLGAVAVPGTALAVPTFLMFSNLGLTNTVWAIIIPSLVSPFGLYLMWVYSADAVPPELLEAARIDGAGEVRTFFTVALRLLSPGIVTTLLFAMVSTWNNYFLPLIMLSKPNLYPLTVGLTQWSNQATGVGARPIYNLVITGSLLTIVPLVIAFLLLQRFWQSGLSAGSVK from the coding sequence ATGACGTCGCCCCTGCGCCCGAAGCGCTCCAAGGTACTCACCGGCGTGATGGTGCTGTACCTGCTCTACACGATCGTCCCGCTCGTCTGGTTGTTGCTCAGCGCAACGAAAACCCAGGACGACCTGCTGTCCACGCCCGGCCTGTGGTTCGGCAAGAGCTTCGCGTTCTTCGCCAACATCAAGGACACCCTGACGTACGACAACGGGATCTTCCTGCGCTGGCTCGGCAACACGCTCCTGTACGTCGTGGTCGGCGCCGGCGGGGCGACACTCCTCGCGACGGCCGCCGGCTACGGGTTGGCGAAGTACAAGTTCGCCGGCCGCCGCGCGGTGTTCGCCGTACTGCTCGGCGCGGTCGCCGTACCCGGGACGGCGCTCGCCGTACCGACGTTCCTGATGTTCTCCAACCTCGGGCTGACCAACACCGTGTGGGCGATCATCATCCCGTCGCTGGTCAGCCCGTTCGGCCTCTACCTGATGTGGGTCTACTCCGCCGACGCGGTCCCACCGGAGCTGCTCGAGGCGGCCCGGATCGACGGCGCCGGGGAGGTCCGGACGTTCTTCACGGTGGCGCTGCGGCTGCTCAGCCCGGGCATCGTGACCACCTTGCTGTTCGCGATGGTCTCGACCTGGAACAACTACTTCCTGCCGCTGATCATGCTCAGCAAGCCGAATCTGTACCCGCTCACCGTCGGGCTCACCCAGTGGAGCAACCAGGCGACCGGAGTGGGCGCCCGTCCCATCTACAACCTGGTGATCACCGGATCGTTGCTGACCATCGTTCCGCTGGTGATCGCCTTCCTCCTTCTCCAGCGCTTCTGGCAATCAGGCCTGAGCGCCGGCAGTGTGAAGTGA
- a CDS encoding carbohydrate ABC transporter permease, whose translation MAESVAQRVVVRPATRRKRASKDGKGWLFVGPFLAVFAVTFLAPIGYAIYLSLFREQAFFGGRAFVGLSNYTEALQDPKFWESFGRVAIFLVVQVPVMLALALLAALAIDSARLHAAGFFRIVIFLPYAVPGVVAVLMWGYIYGDNFGLAANLNDLLGTALKPLSGGWMLPSIANIVTWEFVGYNMLIFFSALRTVPGELYEAAAIDGANTFRTILAVKLPALRGAIVIATIFSIIGSFQLFNEPNILRTLAPNVINTYYTPNMYAYNLSFAGQQFNYSATVAIVMGIITAIIAYVVQLRGSREAL comes from the coding sequence ATGGCGGAGTCCGTGGCCCAGCGGGTGGTGGTACGGCCCGCGACCCGGCGGAAGCGGGCGTCGAAGGACGGTAAGGGGTGGCTGTTCGTCGGCCCGTTCCTGGCCGTCTTCGCGGTCACCTTCCTGGCCCCGATCGGGTACGCGATCTATCTCAGCCTGTTCCGTGAGCAGGCGTTCTTCGGCGGCCGCGCGTTCGTTGGCCTGAGCAACTACACCGAGGCGCTGCAGGACCCGAAGTTCTGGGAGTCCTTCGGCCGGGTGGCGATCTTCCTGGTCGTGCAGGTGCCGGTGATGCTGGCGCTGGCGCTGCTCGCGGCGCTCGCGATCGACAGCGCGCGGCTGCACGCGGCCGGCTTCTTCCGGATCGTGATCTTCCTGCCGTACGCCGTACCGGGCGTGGTCGCCGTACTGATGTGGGGCTACATCTACGGCGACAACTTCGGCCTCGCGGCGAACCTCAACGACCTGCTCGGTACGGCGCTGAAGCCGTTGAGCGGCGGCTGGATGCTGCCGTCGATCGCGAACATCGTCACCTGGGAGTTCGTCGGCTACAACATGCTGATCTTCTTCTCGGCGCTGCGGACGGTCCCCGGCGAGCTCTACGAGGCGGCCGCGATCGACGGCGCCAACACGTTCCGGACCATCCTCGCGGTGAAGCTGCCGGCGCTCCGCGGGGCGATCGTGATCGCGACGATCTTCTCGATCATCGGCAGCTTCCAGCTCTTCAACGAGCCGAACATCCTGCGCACGCTGGCGCCGAACGTGATCAACACGTACTACACGCCGAACATGTACGCCTACAACCTCTCGTTCGCCGGCCAGCAGTTCAACTACTCCGCCACCGTCGCGATCGTGATGGGCATCATCACCGCGATCATCGCGTACGTCGTGCAACTCCGCGGATCCAGGGAGGCCCTGTGA
- a CDS encoding LacI family DNA-binding transcriptional regulator — protein MSNQPKPSRRGVKGHPKSGPSIGDVARLAGVSAQTVSRVSTGAEPVRPETKERVLEAMRQLGYAPNHAARALRRGNFRSIGLIAHQVIRTGESKTIEAVIEAARREGYSVSLVDVETPSSSDVSDAVQQLNHQAIDGLIIIRAETATPTTLALPPTLPVAVSDSRFIGHHPAIGADQVGGSKAAVQHLLDLGHKTVHHLAGPDDSGPADLRATAWRQTLEEAGRRVPAILRGGWSADSGYELGKVLAKRKDVTAVFAANDEMACGLIHALHEAGRGVPQDVSVVGFDDIDLAEHFWPPLTTVRQQFQQIGNELVELILRQLRQGAPLTDFHGTVAAPLIIRESTAAPRKRR, from the coding sequence ATGTCGAACCAGCCCAAGCCGTCGCGTCGCGGAGTCAAGGGGCATCCGAAGTCGGGGCCCTCGATCGGTGACGTGGCGCGCTTGGCCGGGGTCTCTGCGCAGACCGTCTCCCGGGTCTCCACCGGCGCGGAGCCGGTCCGCCCGGAGACGAAGGAACGCGTCCTCGAAGCCATGCGGCAGCTCGGCTACGCACCGAACCACGCCGCCCGCGCACTCCGCCGCGGGAACTTCCGCTCGATCGGGCTGATCGCGCACCAGGTGATCCGCACCGGCGAGTCGAAAACCATCGAGGCGGTCATCGAGGCCGCCCGCCGCGAGGGGTACTCGGTCAGCCTGGTCGACGTCGAGACGCCGTCGTCGAGCGACGTCAGCGACGCCGTGCAGCAGCTCAACCACCAGGCGATCGACGGGCTGATCATCATCCGCGCCGAGACCGCCACACCGACCACCCTCGCGCTGCCCCCGACTCTGCCGGTAGCAGTCTCGGACTCCCGGTTCATCGGCCACCACCCCGCGATCGGCGCCGACCAGGTCGGCGGCAGCAAGGCCGCCGTACAGCATCTGCTCGACCTCGGGCACAAGACCGTCCACCACCTCGCGGGGCCGGACGACTCCGGGCCGGCCGATCTGCGCGCGACCGCCTGGCGACAGACGCTCGAGGAGGCCGGCCGCAGGGTGCCGGCGATCCTCCGCGGCGGCTGGTCCGCGGACTCCGGGTACGAGCTGGGCAAGGTGCTCGCGAAGCGCAAGGACGTCACGGCCGTGTTCGCGGCGAACGACGAGATGGCGTGCGGGCTGATCCACGCACTGCACGAGGCCGGCCGCGGCGTACCGCAGGACGTGAGCGTCGTCGGCTTCGACGACATCGACCTGGCCGAACACTTCTGGCCGCCGCTGACCACCGTCCGGCAGCAGTTCCAGCAGATCGGCAACGAACTGGTCGAGCTGATCCTCCGGCAGCTCCGGCAGGGCGCCCCGCTGACCGACTTCCACGGCACGGTGGCCGCACCGCTGATCATCCGTGAGAGCACCGCCGCACCGCGTAAGCGCCGCTGA